The following DNA comes from Corynebacterium lizhenjunii.
GGCCCGCGCGGGGTTGGGCAAATGCCGCCGAATAATGAACAATGGCGTGCATGGCTAAACACTCCGCTCCGTCTTCCCGGTCTTCCCGCCCGCGCCGCGCTGGGGTTGTGGTCCACAGCCCTTGGCGGATAGGGCTAATTTCCCTGCTGGCCGTGGCGTTGATTGCCACGCTGACCGGCCTGGTGTTGCTGTGGCCGCGCTCGGAACCCCAGGAGCACGTAAGCCCGGAGTTTACGCGCACCTACGCCCTCAACCAGCCGCAGGTCACGGGCACTGTGGAGTACACCGACTCTAATTTGTGTCACTCTCCTGCCACGGGTTTAGCTTTCGACACTCCGCCGATGCGCCCCGCCGCCGAGGAGCCTGCCGATTGCGCGCGCTCCTTCATCACCTTAACCTCCGGGCAGAATGCTGGCCGCAACACGCAGCTGGTGTTCTGGGGCGTGGCTGGAGACCCCACGCTGGAAGCAGGCGATGAGATTTTACTTTCCGAGTCCACCGATGAGGAAGGCACAGTGCGCTATTCCTTTGCGGACTATCAGCGCAGCGGGGAGCTGTGGATGTGGGCGGCGATTATTGCGATTATTATCATCGCTTTTGCCGCCTGGCAGGGCGTGCGCTCGCTGGTAGGACTGGGCTACACCCTGGGCGTGGTGTTTGTTTTCTTGTTGCCCGCGCTTATTGAAGGCTCCCAGCCGTTGTTTGTGGGCATAGTTGCGTGTGCGACCATCGTGCTGGTGGCTATCCCCCTGGTCCACGGAGTGAATTGGAAGTCGGCGTCTGCTTTGGGCGGTTCGCTGACAACTTTGGCCCTGGCGGCCCTGGTGGCGTGGGCGACTATCGACTCCACCCGCCTGGAGGGCTTTAGCTCCGAGGACAATTTGAAGCTGCTGCTGTATTTGCCCTCCGTGTCGATTGTGGGGGTGTTGTTGTGTGGGTTCATTATCGGCGCGCTGGGTGGGCTCAATGACGTGGCGATTGCGCAGGCCTCCACCATCACGGAGTTGTATGCGGCGGACCCGAAGGCCCGCCCGGGGCAGCTTTTTGTCTCTGCAATGAAGGTGGGCCGCGACCACATTGGTTCTATGGTCTACACCATTGTGCTTTCCTACACGGGCGCTACCCTGCCGCTGCTTATCCTCATTAGCGCCGCCGAGCGGCCCCTGGGCCAGGTATTGACCTCTGATTTGGTGGCCACGGAGCTGTTGCGCTCCGGGGTGGGCGCGGTGGCGCTGACCCTGACCGTGCCGATCACCACCTTCATCGCCGCCCTGACTGTTCCCGACCGTCGCCCCACCGCCATTGTGAGTCAGACCGACCCGGCGTAGCGCCCCGCCCAGTCTGCCGATGCCCCTCCCGCCGACGCCAGTCTGCCGATGCCCCTCCCGCCGGCACCCAGTCTGCCGATGCCACCCGGCCCCGCAGCTAATCCAGGGTGCGCCCCAGCGCCCGGACGGTCCAGCCGGCGGCCTGCCATGCGGGGACGGGGAGGGCATTGCGGGCATCGATAAGCTGTGGGCAAGCCACCCACCCAGCAGCAGCGTGCGGGTCCAGGTCACAGAACTCCTGCCACTCAGTAGCCAAGATAACCAGGTGGGCGCCGCGCAGGGCACTTGCAGCACAATCCGCGTACTCCAAGGTCGGGTACTCCTGCGCGGCGTTGGCCATCCCCTGCGGGTCATATACTGCCACCTGCGCGCCCGCCAGCGCCAAGGCCCCGGCCACGGCCAGCGCCGGGGAATCCCGAACATCGTCCGAGTTCGGCTTAAAAGCGCAGCCCAGCATAGCTATCCGATGCCCCCGCACCGCACCCCCGCACGCCTCCCGCGCCAAGTCCACCACCCGTTGCCGCCTGCGCTGGTTAATCGCGTCCACCTCCCGCAGGAAGGTCAACGCCTGGTCCACGCCCAACTCGCCTGCACGCGCCATGAACGCCCGGATATCCTTAGGCAGACACCCACCGCCAAAGCCCAGGCCGGCGCCCAAAAAGTGCGGGCCAATCCGCTGGTCCAGCCCCAACGCCTGCGATAGGGCCACCACGTCCGCGCCGGTGGCCTCACAAATCTCTGAGACAGCGTTAATGAAGGATATCTTCGTCGCTAAAAATGCGTTGGCAGAAACCTTCACCAGCTCCGCGGTCTGCAGGTCCGTGACCAGGAAGGCAGTGCCCTGCGCGAGGGCTTGAGCGTAGATGTCGCGCAGGGCAGCCTCGGCGAGACTTGGCGGTGCCGGCTCCGCAAATGATCCCCGATCCGCAGATGGGCCCGGCTGTTGTTTGGCAGGCTTCGCCGCCTCCGGAGCCGGGTGTTGCGACAAGACAGCCGCGGGGCAAGCCTGTACACCCAGGACAATACGGTCCGGGCGCAACGAGTCCGCCACCGCGTGACCTTCCCGAAGAAACTCCGGGTTCCAAGCCAGTTCGATGGTGGCGGTGGGGGCAGCGAGGGTATCGGCAAGCTCTTGTAAAGCCTGCGCCGTGCCCACCGGAACTGTGGACTTCCCAACGATGACATGGTGCCCGCGCAGGTGCGGGGCCAAGGCCCGGATAGCAGCGTGCAGGAAGCTGACATCCGCTGCGTAGGAACCCGGGCGCTGCGGGGTGCCCACCGCCAGGAAATGCACATTCGCATACCGCGCAGCGAGGGCATAATCCGTGGTGAACTGCAGGCGACCGGCGGCAAGATTGCGCCGCAGCAGCTCCGGCAAACCCGGCTCGAAGAAAGGCGGAGTCCCGGAATTAAGCGCAGCAACCTTGTGCGCGTCCGTGTCTAGCCCCAGCACCTGATGGCCCAGCTGCGCCAGGCAAGCCGCATGCGTGGCGCCCAAATAACCAGTACCAATAACCGTCACGTGCATACGGGGACCTCCGGGCGAGGAGCTAGCGGAAGTTCAGGTACGACTTCGAGGGCGTGGGGCCGCGCTGCCCCTGATATTTTGAGCCCAACGCGCCGGTGCCGTAAGGGTTTTCCGCCGGCGAAGACATCCTAAACAGCGCCAGCTGCCCCACCTTCATCCCCGGCCACAGCGTGATGGGCAAGTTAGCCGTATTCGACAGCTCCAGCGTGATATGCCCGCAAAAGCCCGGATCAATAAAGCCAGCCGTTGAGTGCGTCAACAACCCCAACCGCCCCAGCGAAGACTTGCCCTCCAGGCGGCCGGCCAAATCCGCCGGCAGGGTGAACTTCTCAAATGTGGCACCCAGGACGAACTCGCCGGGGTGCAGCACGAAAGCATCCCCGTCTTCGACCTCCACCAGGCTGGTCAAGTCCGGCATTTCTTCCTTGGGATCAATGTGCGTGTAACGGGAGTTGTTGAACACCCGGAAGAACTTATCCAGCCGCACATCGATAGAGGACGGCTGCACCATCTCCGCCTGATAAGGCTCAATGGCCAACTGTTGAGAATCAATGGCGGCGCGGATGTCACGATCTGAAAGAAGCACCCCTACAGTCTAGCCGTTTGCCAATCCTGGTACTCGAAGTGCTAGAGTTGTCTCAGCGCTCAGAACAGTAGCGCGCAGTGCCGACGTAGTTTAATGGTAGAACTTGAGCTTCCCAAGCTTACGGCGCGGGTTCGATTCCCGTCGTCGGCTCCACGAAGTATACCCCGCCTTGCAGGGTTTTCTTTATTTTCGGGGGGCCGGTACTAAGCGGTATTGGGTGCCGGGGTAGCTAAATTGCAAGCTGGCAGCAGGTTTATCGGGATTTCGGTAGCCCTCAGACTGGGGGCTTTTTGTAGCCCGTGGCTTGTCATTTCTTCCGCGTCCCGCTGTCTCGGTGCCATTTTTTCGAATGGGTCGCGCTCCACGTTGGCGTTTCCGTGCCGGGGTGCTATTCTGGTCCGGCATGGTTTTGGTCTCAACCATTCTATGTACTCCCCCCATTTATGGAGTTGCAGCTCCGGGGGGATTTTAGAGTTTTCGCAGGTCGTTATCCCGGTGCCAGCAGCGGTACCCAGCAATGCATCTTGCCAGTGGGCCTAGTCTGCCGATGCCCCGTTACCGCCACCGTCGCGCGCTTGGGCCGCCGCGACGAGGTCCGCGTAGGCGCCGCCGCTGGCCAGCAGCTGGGCGTGGGTGCCGCGTTGGACGATGGCGCCATCGTCAAGCACCACAATCTGGTCGGCGTCTTGGATGGTGGACAGGCGGTGGGCGATGACCAAGCGGGTGGTGCCGGAGCCCAGGACGGCCTCCTGGATAGCGCGCTCGGTTTCATTGTCCAGGGCGGAGGTGGCCTCGTCGAGAATCAGGACATCCGGGTCACGCAGGAGAGTACGCGCCAAGGAAAGGCGCTGCTGTTCACCCCCGGAGAAACGGTAGCCGCGCGAGCCCACCACGGTATCAAGCCCCTCCGGCAGGCCGGCGATGACCTGGTCCACGTGGGCAAGGCGGAGGGCGGCCCAGAGTTCGGAATCGGTGGCATCGGGACGAGAGAACAGCAGATTCTCCCGCACAGAAGCGTGCAGCAGGTAGGTCTCCTGGCTGACCACGCCTATGTGCTGGGCGCGCGCAGCGGCAGAAAGCCGCCGCAGGTCCACGCCGCCGAGCAGGACGGTGCCCTCGGTGGGGTCTGCCAGGCGCGCTGCCAGCATCGCGGCCGTGGACTTGCCAGAACCGGTGTGGCCCACCAGTGCGGTGGTGGTTCCGGCGGGCACATGCAGGTCGATGCCGCGCAAGGCTGACCGGTCCGCGCCCGGATAGGTGTAGCCCACCTGGCGGAAGGTAAGGGAGGGCGAGTTTAGGGAGGCATCGGCAGGCTGGGTAGGCTCAGGCAGGTCCGGGGTGAGGTCTAAGTATTCAAAAATGCGGCTAAACAGCGCCATGGAGGCCACCCACTGGGCAGAAACGTTGAGAAGGCCGGTGACGGGGCGGAAGAGCTGGGTTTGCAGGGTGGAGAAAGCGATGAGCGTGCCGATGGTCATGGAGGTGTCTAGCTCGCGGGCCATCACCAGCCCGGCCACCAGGTAGACCAGGGCAGGGATAATGCCGAAAATGATTTGCATGGACGCCATACGCCACCGGCCGGCCAGCTGAGATTCCAGCTCCAGGGTAATGAGCTCTTCTGAGACCTTTGCAAACTGCGCATAGACGCGATCCTGGGCGCCCATGGTTTTGCTCAGGCGCATGCCGGAGACCGAAAGGTGCTCCGCGATGGTCTGCTGCAACTGCGCCTGGGCGCGTTGTTGTTTGGCCAGGATGCGCCGACGCAGCAGGGCGGTTTGACGCGTGAGCCAAATGGCAGGGGGCAGGACCACCAGGGATAGCAGCGACAAGGTGGGTGAAAGCGCCACCATGGCGATGATGGTGGCCACCGTCATGGTGACATTGGTGGCAATGGAGGTGGCGGTAGTGGTGACCACGCCACGCATGCCGGAGATGTCATTGGTCAGGCGGGATTGAATCTCGCCGTCGCGATTGCTGGTAAAAAACGCCAGCGCCTGGGATTGGACATTAGCAAAGACCTCCGTGCGCAGGCGGTGCATAATCTTTTGGCCCACCAGGGTAGACAGCCAGGTTTGCACCACGCCGATGCCCTGGGTGAGCACCACCAGCCCCACCATGCCTCCCACCAGCCAGCCCAACAGGGTGAGGTCTTGGGCTGGAATGGCCTCATCAACTGCGTGGCGCACCAAGAAGGGCTGGACCACGGTTAGCCCCGAGGTTGCCACAATCAGCCCGGTGATAAGCAGCAGGGTGGGCACGTGCGGGCGAAAGAGGCCGAAGACGCGGCGCATGCTCACGGGGTGCTCTTGCAGGCGTTCGACGTCTGCGCGGTCCTTGGTCGCGGGGCCGGGTGGGGGTCCTCCGGGGTGCATGATGGCCTCCTTTGGTTTGTACGGGGCGCGGTTGGGCGCAGCTAGGCGCAGGGTGCACAGCTGCGTGCGCTATGCGTTGCTAGGCGCAGTGGCCACAGTGTGCGACATGGGCACGCCCCGCAGATTACTGTACTAACTTCACCATGTTCAAAGTACAATACTTCTGCTAGGCTGTCCACCGTGAAAGACACTGCCCCGCTCAGCGCCGAATTGGGCGAGCTCACCGTGCGTGTGAGCCACATTCTGCGCCGCCGCAGCCGCCAGCTCCCTTTGGCCCCGCACCAGCACCGTGCACTCGGCGTCATCTCCCACGGCCCCCTTCGGCCAGGTCAGCTTGCCGATGCCCTGCGCATCACCCCCCGCGCCGCCACCGCCGTTGTTGATGCCCTGGTGGCAGAAAACCTGGTAGCCACTGGCCCTGACCCCCAGGATCGGCGCGCCAAGGTGGTCAGCATTACCGCCGCTGGGCGCAAGTATCTGGCCGCCACCCGCGCCAAGCGCGCGGAGATTTCTCAGGAGCTCTTCGGAGCATTGAGCCCCCGCGAGCAGCAGGAACTAGCACGGCTGCTGCGCCACATTATTGCCGATGCTGAAGCCACCGACCATCCTGGACACCACCCCGGCCACCGGCACGGTTGCGGCGACCACCCCGACCACCGGCACGGTCGCGGCGACCACCACGATGACTATCCCGACCACAGGCTCGGTCACGGCGGACCCGGCGCCAGGGCGAGCAAGCCAGGGGCTAGCCGCAGCTGACTATCGGCTGCGGATCGTAGACGGTGGTTTGGGTTTCTTGTCGCAGCACGTTACCGGAAAGATCCCGGATGGTGCGGGTATCTGAGGTGGTAAAGCCCGGCGCGCCGCCGGATGGCTGGCAGTTGGGGCCAGAGACCTGCTTGCGGGTGGGCTGGGTGTGGGCCCAGCGGCCGTTGTTGGTGGACTCCACGTTGACGGTCTTAACGCCCATGAGGCGGACGGTGATTTCGCCGCTGCCGAAGATGGTGTCAATGCGCACAGGGTGCGGGGAGGAGTTGGTAAAGCGCAGGTCTATGGCGCCCTCGTAGACGGTGGCTTCGCGCCCGGCGGGGTAGCGGGAGATGTAGTAGCTGTGCGCGGTGTGGCCGGCGTCGTCCATGCCGGCGAAGTAGGCGGCATTGTAGAGGGTGGTGGCGAATTGGGAGATGCCACCGCCAACTGCGGTGCCGCCGCGCCCGTCGATGATCACACCGGATTCCACGTAGCCTTGGGCGGTGCCGCGCGGGCCGGTGTAACCGTTGAGGGAGAAAGTCTCCCCAGGCCCAACAATGGCGCCGTTGACGGTCTGGGCGACAATGCGGATGTTTTCTCCCGATGCCGCCGAATAGCCCGAGGTAGTAAACTCCCCCACCACTTGGTCAAAGGTGGCATTCTGCGCCATTTCGGTGGTGAAGGTGGCCGGTTCCGGCTTGTACTCTGCGGCGAACTCGCGCTCGGCCCCGCCTATGCCGCGCACGCGGTCTTCAAACCCTTCGAGGGTCTTGTCCCAGTCCACCACGGTGCCATCGACGGAGGGGGTGACTTGGCGGGTGCCGCCAGCGAAGCTGAGTTTGGCGTTGGTGCCTTGGACTTCCGATGCCGCCAAACCTTCCGCCAGCAGTTCCCGGGCGCGCTGGACATCGACGTTTAAGTGCAGGGCGCCGTCTTCGCGGGCGATAGAGACAAACTCCGCGCGGGCGGCGCGGTCTAGCACGGCGTCTACCCCTTCGCGGCCGTGAACCACGATGTCTTTGTCTAGCGCTTGGGCGGCCGGGCCTTTGCGCATGGACTCGATGGCTTCCGTGTTGACGGCCGGTTCTACTTCGGTGGCATCCACCTTGACACCAGCAGGATCCAGCCACTGGTCTTGGACCGCTTGGTCCAATTCGGCGCGCTCCACGGACTGGCCTAATACCGGCTCGGTGACGTTGAAGCCATCCGGGGTCACGTCCAGGTCCCCGTCCTTAGGGGCGGTGGTTAGTTCGTCTTCCACGCGGTCCATCGCGGTGGCAAACGCCGCGGCATCAATATCGAAAGCCACCGCGTGTTCGCTTAGCGGGCGCACCAGGCTAGCTAGCCGGGTAAAGGGATTGAGCGACTCATCTGGAATGCCCGCCACGGCGGCAGCAAAGTTGGGGGAAAGGCCGGCATCGGCAGGCACGAAGCTGGACTGGCGGGCCCCGGCCTGGACGCTGACGGGACGGGAGGCGACATCGGCAAGCTCTGTGGAGAGCTTTGCTACTGCGGCCTCACGGTCCATGGTGGAAATGTCTACCCCACCCACGCTGACTCCGCGCGGGACCTTGCCCTGGTGCGCGGCCACGTCCATGGCATAGGCCACTCCCGCCAAAACGATAAGCCCCATCAGGATCCCAAGGGAGATAACCCAACCCTGCTTGCCGGTAACATTTTTCACAATACCCACACTATCGCCCAGGCTCAGGAAATTGTTAGCTGGCTGTTAGGGGTTGGGATGCAGCCCTTGGTCTGCACGCACCCGCTCGACCGCGGCGGCGAAGCGTTGCGGGTGGATGCGCCCCTCCTCCACAGCGGCAACTACCTGGTCAATCACGCTATCAATGTCTACCGCCGTGGACCATAGCGCCTGGTCCGCTCCGGCGGCAATGGCCGCCACCACCGCCTGCGCCGGGGTGTAATGGTCTGTAATGGCGCGCATGCCCGTCAGGTCATCGGTATAGGCCAGGTTTCTAAACCCATCGTGGTTGCGCAGCAGCCCGTAGGCGTGCGGGTTAAGGCTGGCGGGGGTGGTGCCATCGCCCAGACCGGGGACCACCATGTGGCCCACCATCACATCCGCGCGCGGCTCCCCGGCCAAGGCGGTGCGCCAGGGCACCAGGTCAAAGCCCGTCATTTCTGCCAGGTGCGGGGTAATAGCGGTGCCTGTGTGCGTGTCTCCCGATGCCCTCCCATGGCCCGGGTAGTGCTTAAACACCGCCCCCACGCCGGCGTTTTCTAGCCCCCGGGCAAAGGCCATGCCGTACTCGCCCGCGCGCTGCGGGTCCGGGGAGAAGGAGCGGTCCCCCACCACTTCCAACCCAGCGCCATCGACGTCAAGCACCGGGGCAAAGTTGACATCGATACCGTGGGCGTGCAGGCGCGTACCAATGTCGTACGCAGTGGCTTCCACCTGCTGCGGGGTGCCCGCCGCCAGGGCCTGCGGGGAGGGGTAGGTACCCAGGATCTCAGAGAAGCGTTGCACGCGCCCGCCCTCGAAGTCGATGGCTACGTGGAAGGGCCGGCCCACCAGCTGGCGCAGGGCGTGAATATCGCGCCCTGGTTCTGTCAGCAGCGCCGGGTCTGCCCAGCTGGTAATGAAGATGCCGCCTACACCGGCGTTGAGTTTGTGCAGGGCATCGTCAAAGTTGCTTACTCCGGGGAAGAGCAAAGAGGCCGCGGCAGCGCGGCGGTCCTGCGCCGGGACTTCGGGGCGCAGGGTAAATGCCGGGGCGGGGGTCGCGGCGGATTTGCTACTCGGGCTGTTCTGGGTGTTTCGGGTGTTCTGGCTGCTCTGGTTGTTCTGCGCGTTGTGGGCGTTCTGTGTGGCGGCCGACGTTGGGGACGCAGTCGGCGTCGCAGCAGCGGGGGTTGCGGACTCCCGGGAAGACTGCGCCGCATCCGGCGCGCAGGCGCACAACACCGCGCTGGCTGCTGCCAACCCGGTGCACACCCTCATCAACGCCTTCACCGTTTACAGTGTGCCGCACGCGCACGCAGAAGACCACTCAAGGCCGGACGTGCCGGGTAGGCGTGTGGCCGCCAGCTTTTGCACCTGGCGCGCAGGACTAGCTCATGGCTGGCGCACGGGTGGCGCACTGCTGGCGGACGGGGTGGCGCACGCAGCTGGCGGAAAGGGTTAGGATGAGAACCCATGAGTAATGGTCAAACCATGCTGATCGCTTTCGATGGCTCCCCGCGCGCCGCTCGTGCTCTGGAGCACGCCGCCCGGCTGCTGCGGCCGACCACGGTAGAAATCCTCACCGCCTGGGAGCCCGTGGCCCGCCAAGCAGCGCGCACTGTCAGCCGCACCGGTGTCCACCAAACTGTGCTCGACGCTGAGGCCGCCGCGGAGGATCCCGCTCAGGCTGAAGCGCTGAAGCTCTGTCGGCGCGGCGTGGAGGTCGCCCAGTCCCTGGGCCTGGCTGGGCGAGCCCACCTGGTGGAGGCTTCCACCACCATTGCCTCTGCCATTGTCGATGCCGCCCGGGAGCTCGACGTAGATGTCATCGTCACCGGCACCCGCGCGCTGTCCGGGTTCCGGGCCTGGTGGAACTCCTCTACCGCGGACCAGATTGTGCGTGCCAGTGGCCTACCGGTGTTCATCGTGCCACCGGAGCTGGAGGAAGACGAAGAGGAAGAGCCCGAGTACTTCGAGGAGTCTTAAGGCCAGACTGCCGGGTGCATGGCTGGTGCCAGCAGGTTGGGTCCGATATTTGGGCCCGGTATCCGGCCCGCGGATGCTTGCGCCGGTGGCTGCCGCTTCACGTCTTCGCCAATTCTCCGCACCGCCCCACCCGCCCAAGCCTCATCCGTCCAAACCACATCCGTCCAAACCACATCTACCCCATGCGCTACCTGTCGAAGAAACTATCCGGCGAATTCGACAAGTAGAGGTTGCCTCATTTCACGAACTGGGAAAACGCAGCCACTTGCGGGCTACCTGTCGAAGAAACTATCCGGCGAATTCGACAAGTAGACTCTGTCCCATCGACCCCGGGGCGGCTCAGTCACAAAAATCACGTGACTTGAGCCAAGCCGGGGTAAATGCCCTGGACTGCTGTTAGGATGTGAGGCTATGGCACACGAGACGGAACCCGCACCGCAGCGCGCAGACAGCGCCCGGTTAAGCAAGCGCTCCTTGAGCCCCGCGCTGGGCTCCGCTGTAGTGGGCATTGCCTTGGGCGTGGTGGCCGTGGTGGGCATTGCCCAGTTCAGCGGTCACAACACCGTCCCGCCCTCCCAAGCTGTCTCTGCTGACGATGCCCTCTTGGGCGGGCCCGAGTACGGCTCCCGCAACTAGTGCGCGTGGGCTCACGCGGGGCACCAGGGACTGGCGGGGCACCAGCGACTAGCGGTGCAGCACCTGATGCTGCACCGGTTGGCAGGTGGGGCGCACACGCTGCCGGATGGGTGGTGCTCGG
Coding sequences within:
- a CDS encoding DUF2613 domain-containing protein, which codes for MAHETEPAPQRADSARLSKRSLSPALGSAVVGIALGVVAVVGIAQFSGHNTVPPSQAVSADDALLGGPEYGSRN
- a CDS encoding YibE/F family protein, with the translated sequence MAKHSAPSSRSSRPRRAGVVVHSPWRIGLISLLAVALIATLTGLVLLWPRSEPQEHVSPEFTRTYALNQPQVTGTVEYTDSNLCHSPATGLAFDTPPMRPAAEEPADCARSFITLTSGQNAGRNTQLVFWGVAGDPTLEAGDEILLSESTDEEGTVRYSFADYQRSGELWMWAAIIAIIIIAFAAWQGVRSLVGLGYTLGVVFVFLLPALIEGSQPLFVGIVACATIVLVAIPLVHGVNWKSASALGGSLTTLALAALVAWATIDSTRLEGFSSEDNLKLLLYLPSVSIVGVLLCGFIIGALGGLNDVAIAQASTITELYAADPKARPGQLFVSAMKVGRDHIGSMVYTIVLSYTGATLPLLILISAAERPLGQVLTSDLVATELLRSGVGAVALTLTVPITTFIAALTVPDRRPTAIVSQTDPA
- a CDS encoding VanW family protein, coding for MKNVTGKQGWVISLGILMGLIVLAGVAYAMDVAAHQGKVPRGVSVGGVDISTMDREAAVAKLSTELADVASRPVSVQAGARQSSFVPADAGLSPNFAAAVAGIPDESLNPFTRLASLVRPLSEHAVAFDIDAAAFATAMDRVEDELTTAPKDGDLDVTPDGFNVTEPVLGQSVERAELDQAVQDQWLDPAGVKVDATEVEPAVNTEAIESMRKGPAAQALDKDIVVHGREGVDAVLDRAARAEFVSIAREDGALHLNVDVQRARELLAEGLAASEVQGTNAKLSFAGGTRQVTPSVDGTVVDWDKTLEGFEDRVRGIGGAEREFAAEYKPEPATFTTEMAQNATFDQVVGEFTTSGYSAASGENIRIVAQTVNGAIVGPGETFSLNGYTGPRGTAQGYVESGVIIDGRGGTAVGGGISQFATTLYNAAYFAGMDDAGHTAHSYYISRYPAGREATVYEGAIDLRFTNSSPHPVRIDTIFGSGEITVRLMGVKTVNVESTNNGRWAHTQPTRKQVSGPNCQPSGGAPGFTTSDTRTIRDLSGNVLRQETQTTVYDPQPIVSCG
- the dcd gene encoding dCTP deaminase, whose translation is MLLSDRDIRAAIDSQQLAIEPYQAEMVQPSSIDVRLDKFFRVFNNSRYTHIDPKEEMPDLTSLVEVEDGDAFVLHPGEFVLGATFEKFTLPADLAGRLEGKSSLGRLGLLTHSTAGFIDPGFCGHITLELSNTANLPITLWPGMKVGQLALFRMSSPAENPYGTGALGSKYQGQRGPTPSKSYLNFR
- a CDS encoding UDP-glucose dehydrogenase family protein: MHVTVIGTGYLGATHAACLAQLGHQVLGLDTDAHKVAALNSGTPPFFEPGLPELLRRNLAAGRLQFTTDYALAARYANVHFLAVGTPQRPGSYAADVSFLHAAIRALAPHLRGHHVIVGKSTVPVGTAQALQELADTLAAPTATIELAWNPEFLREGHAVADSLRPDRIVLGVQACPAAVLSQHPAPEAAKPAKQQPGPSADRGSFAEPAPPSLAEAALRDIYAQALAQGTAFLVTDLQTAELVKVSANAFLATKISFINAVSEICEATGADVVALSQALGLDQRIGPHFLGAGLGFGGGCLPKDIRAFMARAGELGVDQALTFLREVDAINQRRRQRVVDLAREACGGAVRGHRIAMLGCAFKPNSDDVRDSPALAVAGALALAGAQVAVYDPQGMANAAQEYPTLEYADCAASALRGAHLVILATEWQEFCDLDPHAAAGWVACPQLIDARNALPVPAWQAAGWTVRALGRTLD
- a CDS encoding MarR family winged helix-turn-helix transcriptional regulator, which encodes MKDTAPLSAELGELTVRVSHILRRRSRQLPLAPHQHRALGVISHGPLRPGQLADALRITPRAATAVVDALVAENLVATGPDPQDRRAKVVSITAAGRKYLAATRAKRAEISQELFGALSPREQQELARLLRHIIADAEATDHPGHHPGHRHGCGDHPDHRHGRGDHHDDYPDHRLGHGGPGARASKPGASRS
- a CDS encoding ABC transporter ATP-binding protein translates to MHPGGPPPGPATKDRADVERLQEHPVSMRRVFGLFRPHVPTLLLITGLIVATSGLTVVQPFLVRHAVDEAIPAQDLTLLGWLVGGMVGLVVLTQGIGVVQTWLSTLVGQKIMHRLRTEVFANVQSQALAFFTSNRDGEIQSRLTNDISGMRGVVTTTATSIATNVTMTVATIIAMVALSPTLSLLSLVVLPPAIWLTRQTALLRRRILAKQQRAQAQLQQTIAEHLSVSGMRLSKTMGAQDRVYAQFAKVSEELITLELESQLAGRWRMASMQIIFGIIPALVYLVAGLVMARELDTSMTIGTLIAFSTLQTQLFRPVTGLLNVSAQWVASMALFSRIFEYLDLTPDLPEPTQPADASLNSPSLTFRQVGYTYPGADRSALRGIDLHVPAGTTTALVGHTGSGKSTAAMLAARLADPTEGTVLLGGVDLRRLSAAARAQHIGVVSQETYLLHASVRENLLFSRPDATDSELWAALRLAHVDQVIAGLPEGLDTVVGSRGYRFSGGEQQRLSLARTLLRDPDVLILDEATSALDNETERAIQEAVLGSGTTRLVIAHRLSTIQDADQIVVLDDGAIVQRGTHAQLLASGGAYADLVAAAQARDGGGNGASAD
- a CDS encoding glycoside hydrolase family 3 N-terminal domain-containing protein is translated as MKALMRVCTGLAAASAVLCACAPDAAQSSRESATPAAATPTASPTSAATQNAHNAQNNQSSQNTRNTQNSPSSKSAATPAPAFTLRPEVPAQDRRAAAASLLFPGVSNFDDALHKLNAGVGGIFITSWADPALLTEPGRDIHALRQLVGRPFHVAIDFEGGRVQRFSEILGTYPSPQALAAGTPQQVEATAYDIGTRLHAHGIDVNFAPVLDVDGAGLEVVGDRSFSPDPQRAGEYGMAFARGLENAGVGAVFKHYPGHGRASGDTHTGTAITPHLAEMTGFDLVPWRTALAGEPRADVMVGHMVVPGLGDGTTPASLNPHAYGLLRNHDGFRNLAYTDDLTGMRAITDHYTPAQAVVAAIAAGADQALWSTAVDIDSVIDQVVAAVEEGRIHPQRFAAAVERVRADQGLHPNP
- a CDS encoding universal stress protein, with amino-acid sequence MSNGQTMLIAFDGSPRAARALEHAARLLRPTTVEILTAWEPVARQAARTVSRTGVHQTVLDAEAAAEDPAQAEALKLCRRGVEVAQSLGLAGRAHLVEASTTIASAIVDAARELDVDVIVTGTRALSGFRAWWNSSTADQIVRASGLPVFIVPPELEEDEEEEPEYFEES